The nucleotide window TTTTGGCAAGCTCCGTGGCGAGGCCGATGTAGCTGCCCGGGGTCAATGCGAGCAGGCGGTTCTTGGCGTCTTCCGGCAGGTCGAGGCCGGTGATGAACGTGCGCATCGAATCTTTCGTGATGCCCTGGCCGCGGGTCAACGCCTTGAGCTGCTCGTACGGTTCCGGCAGGCCGTAGCGACGCATGACGGTCTGGACGGCTTCGGCGAGGACTTCCCAGCTGGCGTCGAGGTCGGCGGCGAGACGATCGGGGTTGACGGTGAGCTTGCCCAGGCCCTTCTGCAGCGATTCCAGCGCGACCAGCGCGTGGCCGAACGCTGTGCCCAGCGCGCGCAGGACGGTGGAGTCGGTGAGGTCGCGCTGCCAGCGGCTGATCGGGAGCTTTTCGGCAAAGTGGCCGAGCAGGGCGTTAGCCAGTCCGAAGTTGCCTTCGGCATTTTCGAAGTCGATCGGGTTGACCTTGTGCGGCATGGTCGACGAGCCGACTTCACCGGCCTTCAACGCCTGCTTGAAATAACCCAGCGAGATGTAGCCCCAGATGTCGCGCGCCAGGTCGATCAGGATGATGTTGGCGCGGCGCATGACATCGCAGTATTCGGCCACGCCATCGTGCGGCTCGATCTGCGTCGTGTAGGCGTTGTAATCCAGGCCCAGGCCCACCACGAAACGCTGCGAGAAATCCTGCCAGTCGAGTTCGGGATAGGTGATCGCGTGCGCGTTGTAATTGCCCACGGCGCCATTGATCTTGCCCGGCACTTCAACGTGGGTGAACTGCTTGCGCTGACGCTCCAGACGCGCCACCACGTTGGCCAGTTCCTTGCCGAGCGTGCTGGGCGACGCGGTCTGGCCGTGCGTGCGCGACAGCATCGACAGGTCGGCGTAGGTATGCGCCATGTTGCGCAGGGTCAGGATCACGCGGTCGAGCGCAGGCAACAGCACGGTTTCGCGCGCATCGCGCAACATCAGCGCGTAGGACAGGTTGTTGATGTCTTCGCTGGTGCAGGCGAAATGCACGAATTCCTTGGCCTGTGCCAGCGCCGGATCGTTGCCAATGCGTTCCTTGATGAAGTACTCGACGGCCTTCACGTCGTGATTGGTGGTCGCCTCAATCGCCTTGATGCGTGCACCGTCGTCGACATTGAAGTCCGAAGCGATGGCGCGCAGGCGGGCGATCTGCTCACCCGAGAACGGCGGGAGCTCCGCGATGCCCGAATCTGCGGCCAGCGCCAGCAGCCACTCGATCTCCACGTGAACCCGGCGATGCATCAGGCCGAACTCGCTGAAGATGGGGCGCAGGGCTTCGGCCTTGCTGGCGTAGCGGCCGTCCAGGGGCGACAAGGCGGTCAGGGCGTGGGACATGGGGGTGTTCCGGGAGGCGGGAAATGGTGAAGTTTACTACGGGGTGGTGGGGCCGGCGGCTGTGCCGCCTGTGAATGGTGAACGGGGAGGGGCGGCGGCTGCGCCGCCTGTAAACGGTGAACAGAAAAGGCCGCAAGTCACTGCGCTTACCGTTTACCGTTTACAGCGAGCGCCAGCGAGCGGCCTCACAGCCCGCGCAGCGGGCGGCCTCACGGGCCGGCCACCCCCTTGCCAAGCCCTGAACAACCCTCACCCTATAGTCCAACGATCCCCCCTGATCAAAGGAGCCCGGCCCCTCATGTCCTTCCGCATCGAACACGACAGCATGGGCGAGCTGAAAGTCCCGGCGAAGGCGCTGTACGGCGCCCAGACGCAGCGCGCGGTGGATAACTTCCCCATTTCGGGTCTGAGGATGCCGCGGGATTTCATTCGGGCGCTGGGCCTGATCAAGGCGGCGGCCGCCGACGCGAATGCCGGCCTGGGCCATCTGCCCAAGAACAAGGCCGCGGCCATCCGCAAAGCGTCGCTCGCCGTCGCCGAGGGTCACTACGACGCGGAGTTCCCGATCGACGTTTTCCAGACGGGCTCCGGCACCAGTTCCAACATGAACGCCAACGAGGTCATCGCCCATGTGGCAACCAAGGCTGGCGTGAAGGTGCATCCGAATGATCACGTCAATTACGGGCAGAGCTCCAACGACGTGATCCCCACGGCCATCCATGTCAGCGCCACGCTGGTGGCGACCGAAAAGCTGGTGCCGGCACTCAATCATCTTCGTCGCACCATCCAGCGCCGCGCCCGCGAACTGCGTCGCGTACCCAAGACGGGACGTACGCACTTGATGGATGCGATGCCGGTGACCTTCGGACAGGAGTTGTCGGGTTGGGCCGCGCAGATCGGCTCCTCGATCGAGCGCATCGACGACAGCCTGCGTCGCATGCGTCGCCTGCCCCAGGGCGGTACGGCGGTGGGCACGGGCATCAACGCTGACCCGAAATTTGGCGCAGCCGTGGCGCGCGAGCTTAAGAAACTGACGGGCGTGCGCTTTGAAACCGCCGACAATTATTTCGAGGGCATGGCATCGCAGGATGCGGCCGTAGAACTTTCCGGCCAGCTGAAGACGCTTGCCGTGGCGCTGATGAAGATCGCCAACGACCTGCGCTGGATGAATTCGGGTCCGCTGGCAGGCCTTGGCGAGATTGAGCTGCCGGCGCTGCAGCCGGGTAGTTCGATCATGCCGGGCAAGGTGAATCCGGTCATTCCGGAAGCGACGGCCATGGTCGCAGCGCAAGTGATCGGCAACGACGCGACGATCACCATCGCCGGTCAGTCCGGCAATTTCCAGCTGAACGTAATGCTGCCGGTGGTGGCGCACAACCTGCTGGAGTCGCTGAACTTGCTGTCAAATGTGACGGTGCTGCTCGCCGACAAGTCCATCGCCGGATTCAAGGTGAATTCGGCGCGCGTGAAAGAGGCGTTGGACAAGAATCCGATTCTCGTAACCGCGCTCAATCCGGTGATCGGGTATGAGAAGGGTGCGGCAACGGCCAAGCAGGCTTACAAGGAGAAGCGGCCGATTCTGGATGTGGCGCTGGAGACGACGGGGTTATCGAAGGAAGAGCTAAAGAAGTTGCTCGATCCGATGACGTTGACGGAAGGTGGGATTCATGAGGGTGGTGGTGGGGGTGGGTAACCTCTCGCACCACATACCCGTCATTCCCGCGAAAACCCGATACCCGTCATTCCGGCTTTCGCCGGAATGACGAGAGTATGTGGAGCTGACTTAATCGGCAGCCTTCTTGTCCGAGGCATCCTTCGAGCAATCCCCATCCGTCTCGCTCTCAAGAATCTCGCCATACGGCTTGAACTCGGCGAGGCTCGCCTTCAGCGCATCCTGCGCACTCTGCATTTGCGTAAGATCCTTGCAGATCTTCGCCGCCGCCTCATTGATGCGCGCCGTCTGCGAATTCACCGCGCTGTCGATCTTGCTACTGTCACCTTTGACGGCGGCTTCGGCGAGACCTTTCAACGCCGCACCACCCATCGCCGCACCGGCCATGCCGGTTTCGATGCCGTGGTCGTGCACCGCGCGGGCGGCGTTGTAATAGGCAACCAGCTGCGCACGCTGCGCGTCCGTCACGGTCACCGGCTTGCCGCCGACGGTGAAGTCGCCGGTCGGGCTGATTACCGCCATCGGTGCCGTGTCGGCATGCAGCTTCACCTGGTTCGGCTGCATGGTGATGCCGCCGTTGGCGATGGACGTCATGCCGGAAGTGTCGTAGTCGGATTTGCCGGAGCTGCACGCACAAGTGGCGGCAACGAGACTGGCAACAAGCAGGCAACGCATGAACATGAAATTTCCCCTGGGTCTTAACGCGAAAGAGGAACGACGAGGTAGGCCGTGCGCCCCTTGATCGAAAGCTCGGCCTTGTTGGA belongs to Dyella terrae and includes:
- the purB gene encoding adenylosuccinate lyase, with the protein product MSHALTALSPLDGRYASKAEALRPIFSEFGLMHRRVHVEIEWLLALAADSGIAELPPFSGEQIARLRAIASDFNVDDGARIKAIEATTNHDVKAVEYFIKERIGNDPALAQAKEFVHFACTSEDINNLSYALMLRDARETVLLPALDRVILTLRNMAHTYADLSMLSRTHGQTASPSTLGKELANVVARLERQRKQFTHVEVPGKINGAVGNYNAHAITYPELDWQDFSQRFVVGLGLDYNAYTTQIEPHDGVAEYCDVMRRANIILIDLARDIWGYISLGYFKQALKAGEVGSSTMPHKVNPIDFENAEGNFGLANALLGHFAEKLPISRWQRDLTDSTVLRALGTAFGHALVALESLQKGLGKLTVNPDRLAADLDASWEVLAEAVQTVMRRYGLPEPYEQLKALTRGQGITKDSMRTFITGLDLPEDAKNRLLALTPGSYIGLATELAKSV
- a CDS encoding class II fumarate hydratase, giving the protein MSFRIEHDSMGELKVPAKALYGAQTQRAVDNFPISGLRMPRDFIRALGLIKAAAADANAGLGHLPKNKAAAIRKASLAVAEGHYDAEFPIDVFQTGSGTSSNMNANEVIAHVATKAGVKVHPNDHVNYGQSSNDVIPTAIHVSATLVATEKLVPALNHLRRTIQRRARELRRVPKTGRTHLMDAMPVTFGQELSGWAAQIGSSIERIDDSLRRMRRLPQGGTAVGTGINADPKFGAAVARELKKLTGVRFETADNYFEGMASQDAAVELSGQLKTLAVALMKIANDLRWMNSGPLAGLGEIELPALQPGSSIMPGKVNPVIPEATAMVAAQVIGNDATITIAGQSGNFQLNVMLPVVAHNLLESLNLLSNVTVLLADKSIAGFKVNSARVKEALDKNPILVTALNPVIGYEKGAATAKQAYKEKRPILDVALETTGLSKEELKKLLDPMTLTEGGIHEGGGGGG